The Chelonia mydas isolate rCheMyd1 chromosome 3, rCheMyd1.pri.v2, whole genome shotgun sequence genome includes a region encoding these proteins:
- the CDC42EP3 gene encoding cdc42 effector protein 3 codes for MPAKTPIYLKAANNKKGKKFKLRDILSPDMISPPLGDFRHTIHIGKEGQHDVFGDISFLQGNYELLPGNEGTPRVGQFGGHNEFLRANSTCDSMFTETPSPVLKNAISLPAIGGSQALVLPLLSPVTFNSKRDSFGPSKNPRLSCEPVMEEKLREKSKQLENGEMYKDDILWEPNGSGSHYTNGRESHSSSLSEQCTDWQTVDLLDDSHLSCELTKAETKSEESLSDLAGSLLSLQLDLGPSLLDEVLNVMDKNKS; via the coding sequence ATGCCAGCTAAGACACCCATCTACCTGAAAGCTGCCAATaataagaaagggaagaaattcAAATTAAGGGATATTTTGTCGCCTGATATGATCAGTCCACCACTTGGAGACTTTCGCCACACCATACACATTGGGAAAGAGGGACAACATGATGTTTTTGGGGACATCTCATTTCTGCAAGGAAATTATGAGCTGTTACCTGGGAATGAGGGAACACCAAGAGTTGGTCAGTTTGGTGGACATAATGAGTTCTTAAGGGCAAACAGCACCTGTGACTCCATGTTTACAGAAACTCCTTCACCCGTGCTCAAAAATGCCATCTCGCTTCCTGCCATTGGTGGTTCTCAAGCCCTTGTGTTGCCCTTATTATCACCAGTGACATTTAATTCAAAGCGGGACTCCTTTGGGCCATCAAAGAATCCAAGGCTTAGTTGTGAGCCAGTAATGGAAGAAAAATTGCGGGAGAAAAGCAAACAGTTGGAGAATGGGGAAATGTACAAAGATGACATCCTATGGGAGCCGAACGGTTCTGGGTCGCATTATACTAATGGCAGAGAGAGTCATTCATCCAGCCTTTCTGAACAATGCACTGATTGGCAAACAGTTGACTTACTTGATGACAGTCATCTCTCATGTGAACTAACCAAGGCAGAGACTAAGTCAGAAGAATCCCTTTCAGATCTTGCAGGCTCGCTTCTTTCATTGCAGCTTGACCTGGGACCCTCACTTCTGGATGAGGTCCTCAATGTAATGGACAAAAATAAATCCTAG